Proteins encoded together in one Mercenaria mercenaria strain notata chromosome 18, MADL_Memer_1, whole genome shotgun sequence window:
- the LOC123538132 gene encoding neurotensin receptor type 1-like: MKAVTKSHWTKIMEVNMIDNISVNSSFDGHQISENVHSTWIKAAQVMRSVVIPVIAGVGLVGNTLSLMVFLSKRMRKSPCSVFQAALAIVDNTFLFGLLITWIDGECHAFLTVDLACQLLIFITYVTSFLSVWFIVGFTCERFVAIYFPLKCKYICNSFRQKVIVVVLTLTALIMYEFSFWTTGMEQWNSSMKCNFKTEHYKLLNIVVWIDTFLTMVIPFILITVLNALIVRAVFNSPERQESISLRSLSSNSASMESNERRIRTRHLEQRSSQQPYSSALQRNGFGHFGHRSQIRVTKRLLLVSSMFLLLNLPSHIMRLHNLIVSATSNTVTITPRFFFLQELTLLWYYTTFSCNFFLYVLKGYNFKETLFHVLRCRKSKESFRKEMLSKFKSTTGNHETFH; the protein is encoded by the coding sequence ATGAAAGCAGTAACAAAATCCCATTGGAcaaaaataatggaagttaaCATGATAGATAATATCAGTGTCAATAGTAGTTTTGACGGTCACCAAATATCCGAGAATGTCCATTCCACATGGATCAAAGCAGCACAAGTTATGAGAAGTGTTGTTATTCCTGTGATAGCTGGAGTCGGGTTGGTCGGTAACACTCTGTCACTGATGGTGTTCTTGTCAAAACGTATGAGAAAATCACCTTGTTCTGTGTTCCAGGCGGCTCTGGCTATAGTGGACAATACTTTCTTGTTTGGTTTGCTGATAACTTGGATAGACGGAGAATGCCATGCTTTTCTTACAGTTGACTTGGCTTGCCAACTTCTGATATTCATTACATATGTGACAAGTTTTCTGAGTGTTTGGTTTATAGTAGGATTCACATGTGAACGGTTTGTTGCTATTTATTTTCCACTCAAATGTAAATACATATGTAACTCATTTCGGCAAAAGGTCATTGTAGTAGTTCTAACATTAACAGCTTTAATTATGTATGAATTCAGTTTCTGGACAACTGGAATGGAACAATGGAATAGCTCTATGAAGTGCAACTTTAAAACCGAGCATTATAAATTGTTGAACATTGTAGTGTGGATAGATACTTTTTTGACAATGGTTATTCCATTTATACTAATTACTGTGCTAAATGCATTGATAGTAAGAGCCGTTTTCAACAGTCCAGAGAGACAAGAAAGTATTTCCTTGAGATCTTTATCTTCTAACAGTGCTTCAATGGAATCAAACGAAAGAAGAATCAGAACTCGGCATCTTGAACAAAGATCTTCACAACAGCCTTATTCCTCCGCACTTCAGCGAAACGGTTTTGGACATTTCGGACACAGATCACAAATACGAGTGACAAAAAGATTACTTCTTGTTTCATCCATGTTCTTATTACTGAACCTTCCCTCCCATATAATGAGACTTCACAATTTGATTGTTTCTGCAACATCAAACACTGTCACTATCACTCCACGTTTTTTCTTCCTTCAAGAACTCACACTTTTGTGGTACTACACAACGTTCAGTTGCAATTTCTTTTTGTACGTGCTTAAAGGATACAACTTTAAAGAGACGTTATTTCACGTTCTCCGCTGTCGAAAAAGCAAGGAAAGTTTCAGAAaggaaatgttatcaaaattcaaatctacTACAGGAAACCACGAAACGTTTCATTAG